From Plasmodium malariae genome assembly, chromosome: 8:
TAAGTgcattattttctttttctgaaAAATGGTAACTTGTGGTGTCATTTGGAATGCCTTCGTTTGTTGTGTCTTCCTTATTTGAAgttaaaaacattatttctaatatttacttatttgtttatttatctgtttgtttatttgtttatttgtctgtttgtttatttgtttatttattttttaatctacttgtttttttatatatttatatatttatttttctttttcttaaaaatgcATCAATTTGGATTACTCACCTCCTAAGATGTTGTTTTATTCTTtccccttttattttttatggtatTATTACTAAATTACACTCATTTGGTTTGAAACAAGtctaattccttttttttctatacatatgcataccAAGGGAAGCAATTACggaaataaaatgaacaaaaatgattgaaaaatgaacaaaaatgattgaaaaatgaacaaaaatgatcgaaaaatgaacaaaaatgatcgaaaaatgaacaaaaatgatcgaaaaatgaacaaaaaatgaacgaaaaataaacaaaaaatgaacgaAAAGTTAATCACGCGGGTAACTGGCTAACGAAAGATAAATCGTCGTAACCTTGAagttattcaaaaaaaaaaaaaaaaataggaagcTATACAGACATTTTAACATTACAATTTGAAgtttcaatattttatttttctttattatatttttaaaagatccTTCTAACGTTATTTGTTAACAactattctttaaaaaaaaaaaaaaagaaaaaaaaaattatgtacgAATTTGCATTGTCTAAAAAAGTATACAACTACTGAGAAGATACTTGGGCAAAAATAATTTCGTAATATGATTTCTTGCAGATTTTcaattttgataaaataacGATAAGTttaaaaaggggaaaatcAAAAGTAGAGAAGTTGGGGGGGGggtgagaaaaaaaaaaaaaaatatatatgtatatatctatatatataattacaatatatggggataagattaaaaaattcaCGATACGGAgaatatcaaaataaaaattttcctaacatatacatatatatatatattattgacAAAGAAACAAATGTGATACGAAAATTTTTGTCTTACAagtacatttacatataaaaactCTTTAAACCTGTTAAGaatattactataaaatgtttttaacagaaaaaaacaaTGTAACAGGAAagtgttattaaaaaaaaaaaaaaaaaaaaacatggaaagaaaaaaaaaaatacacaggaaaagaacaaaaaaatacacaggaaaagaacaaaaaaatatatctacaatgaaaataatttccttttaaacagagcattttcatttaatttgtttttccttttttttttttttttatgggaTGTATAAAAGAACAATTTGATaggtgaaaaaaataaaaaattacatatattttcaattgtatattaacaatatcaaaaaaagattagcatattttaaaaaaagaaaatattaaaaatgcaCCAAAGTGCAAATAATCgagtatttattttgttatattatactttgttatattatactttgtttattatactttgttatatgttattttgttatatgttattttgttatatgttattttgttatatgttattttgttatatgttattttgttatatgttattttgttatattttattatattttattttattatatttcattttattatatcacattttatttattttttgttgcgtccatatttttatcttatcgAGTGTGTAAaggaaaacataaatatacctCATtacatttcctttttttcctttcctcATTGCTTCAACATATGTGTttctgtttatttatatactttgGCCAGAAGAAtgtgtaagtatatatatgtacacatacatataagcatatataaaagaaataaaaatataacgtaaacattaaaaaaaaatgtttgaaGCGTAAATGTTCAATGAAAAATTAGGAAGTATGTTCTTAACAGCATATAGGAAACTACTGTTGTAATGGTCAGAAAAAttctacaatttttttttttcaaaaaaactTTTCAGAATTCAGCAAAAAGGAAAGGGGGAAGGAATGTCACACTATTTTAGAgtgttatacatatatgcatacatatacatatatatttgtttatactaataatttttttttttttttgatctGCTCTTATTTAAAGAAGTGCTACCCTATTAACACGAATAATTGTTTATAAGccaaataagtaaaaaataataacgcTATACGTAATAACGataacatatttacatatatatacatatacgtatatacgtcaatattaatagaattttaatttaaaatataatacaaaattatgatactgcaaacataatttttgtgATTGTGGTACATAAAcgagaacaaaaaaaaaaaaaaaaaaaaaaaacattcaggatctattaattaattttaaaataactcTAACTTTTACTAGATAAAATTTGTCACCAACTGGctgttatttttttgtagtgAAGTTAAGAATAAATAGCGCGTAagcatattttcattttcattttcatttttcattttttttttttttttttttatgtttaacaacagatatatattttatatatatataatggtaaaaataggttatcatatatatgtatatatatatttgactttaaaaaatttgatcaCCTTTTATATGCACTAAGTAATAGTTAAAGCTCaactgttatatttttttccgtGAAATATACCCGCataataatacatgtatatttttttctgagaatatcttaaaaatatgaaaattttgttttcattttttatcagTCAGTAGgggtaaaaaattaaaagaatgatataaatatgctcaattttggaaaaaaaataaaaatagatacatataaatacatatatatatatatatatatatatatatatatatattaatttgtcgacaatttttcatatttatctTATTGGGATTTCTCTTTTATGGATGAATCAGGCACTctcgtattttttttttatttttaaaatattttctaccAAATATGGTACCATTTGTAATGCTGTAATAAAGCATACAAATAATTGTTGCTGTgctaatttttaatttattttatgtttgaCAATTCATAGTTCGGAAAATTGGAAATTATAATTTGATTGTTTAGGGAACATTATATTGTCTCATTTGTGATGGAAATATatcatgtatacatatacatatgtatatatatatatatatatataaaattaaaaaaaaattttaacttcATATCCTAGTTGGCTTCAATCACTTACCATTATATAAAGCCAACTGCATATCTTCGTTTTATAATACaaagttaaaattaaaaaaaaacagtaaaaaaataaatatcccTAACTCAATTTACACAATTTTGTAGAGACCCATAAGAGGAAATCCTTCTAATAAGGAAGGGTatctcattttttaaaaaagtgaaaaaaaaaaaaagaaaattcactatgttaataataataatggaacAGCAATgagatataatattttactactGTTCATGTGATATTATGATCATTGTTTTGTACAAGTGTACTCATTTTTCTACATTCTCTTAAAAATTAGATTCCTTTATATAAGGTCATATTGTTGGTGTAGTGTATTAAAACTacaaaggagaaaaaaaaaaaaaaaaaattatcaaactttcatatttttttttctttctacgtttttttttttttttttttttttttttgtttatcgTATTTTGAATAAACAGTAGAAAAATCGATgaaatttttagaaaaatttacaagagtatgaaattttatttgtttctcACTCAATGCAAACtatatcttatatatatttttttaaatgtgtgttttttcttttctttttataaagaaaaaaaaaaaaaaaaaaattcctttatgttttatgttctttgatttaatttttttttttttttaattattctaatttatgtatatatataatattacttctacattaagttatataattttatatatacatacataatatatacatatacatatgtatgaacgtatatatatgtacatatataccaaTATAACGAATAAATACTATGCTTTTCTACAGTTCtgctataaaaatattaaaaatatgcaataaAAAGTACGTTATaatcaatataaaaaaaaaagtgttcaatttatgcaaaaattttgaataatgAATGCTGAAGACAAGGAGGAATGGAATGACTACTCAAATTCGTTGATGTTGTACGaacaaattgaaaaattacataatgaatataatagagaaataaaaatattaaaagattgcaataataaagaattaagTAATTGtgatgtattattttatggtgaaaataaaaatgcacaAGTGATAAAAAGCCGAGATATTATAAAACCTAGCATGTATAATTATGAcgtaataaattattacaaagACGAAGtgacattaaaaaaaaaaataatggaatTATCTGAAGATATTATGACTgcaatatatcatatttatgaTAGTTTACGTCTTTGCAaagaaaatgtttttttatcttttaatgGAGGAAAAGATGCTGTTGTTGTTTTACATTTGTTTAGATGTGCTTATGCAAGATATCTGTACGATGTAAAAggggaaaggaaaaaaccTAAACTAATTTATTTCAAGGACGATATAAGCGAATTTCCTGAAGTATATCATTTCCTGAATGaatgtgtatacatgtatgatTTTAATATAAGTGTAATTAAAGGTACTTGGAGAAGTAGTATAACTAATTTTGTTGAAAATTATCAAAAACAGTATCAAATTGTAATGACAGATCAAATGAAAGTTAGTCCAAACGATTCTTGTCCATTTTTCCCtataattacatttattaatggTACAAGATACAATGATACATATAgtgaaaaattacaaattttaaatatcagTTCACGAGAATTTCCaccatatttatatttaaatcctattttttattggACATATGGAGCTATTTggacatttatattatattttaaatttgattattgtatattatatgatcATGGTTATTCGTCAATTGGTTCATTGAATGacacaataaaaaatgagtttttaaaatgtaatgaTTGTTATTTGCCTGCATATTTCTTGAAAAATTGGGGCTATGAAAGGCATAATCGAGTATTGaatgaagaaaagaaagTGAGAGATTCTTAACATGGTGGTTAATGCATGacgtattattattttattttattctggcttgttataatacatacatgagTGTTcatatgtgaatatatacttattttattttttctttcaattACTGATTATGTAGCACAATTTGATCGTCAAAAACCTTGCCTAACAAGGTTATTTAACCATTCAGGAGGAGCAACAAGTCCtttcaagaaaaaaaaaaaaaaagtggcTAGCTGTAAAAATAGAGAAGTACCCGTTTcgcaataaataaataaataaatatatatatatatatatatatataatatgcacGCATATTTCATTATGGAAGAttacaaatacaaatttataagTATCTTCATCCTACACATGTAGGACATATTACGCATATTTAATGTTTTCCCATAAATTAGTTCAGTTAACTAGATATATGTagaattaaaacattttctaATTATTCATTCTCAGCCTTATGATTAATCAAAAGTAATAGGTAACATAGTAGAGTGTTTTctgcttttttaaatagaattattatttttaaaacttttttgttttcatgcCCTTATTCTCTGctttagtttttttattttattttattttattttatttttttgtctttcaaaaatattcagatattttctattgttatatttaaattgtctgttaaaaaataaatttgaaaataaaagtttattggtaaataatttttgttttttttgttttttgcaAGTATACAACTTGACACATGAAAAGATCATCAAAGTTAATGCCCACAAACTGattcattatatttcatttaaaaaattaaaatatttgtatatttataaggaATTATGGGTATGAAACAAGGTAGGAGCACCTGGCCTGTGCAGGTAGcccgtacatatatatatatgtaccatCACACATATATTAGTGCACATTGCAAcaattaatttcatttttaccaaaaataaaagacaaaaacatatatgtaatatacacaaatatattataattttaccaAGGAACTaacaaatggaaaaataataaaacaaaactaAATTAGGTTCATAATAAAGTATGCCTATATGgtaaacacaaaaaaaaaaaaaaaaaaatcattttacttttttaaaacttaaCTTTCTGGAGAATCAAAACTGTCTGAATtgtattcattaaaaatactaGACAGatcctccttttttttaatgatgaaATTGTAATTTGTTTCtaaattcttcatttttaaaacgTGTCTACTATTTATATCTGATACGTTATTATTTTGGTTGTTGTTGTTACGCTTGAGATTATTATTATCCATTTCTATAACATcgtcattatttattttaccttcTCGATTTGATTTCACATTTTCAAGAggttttaaattaatatttgtttttattccttCTCCATTTCCTCCGCTTTGCTTTAAACTTTTTACAAAATCTTTCTTTTTACTGAATAAACTGTCTTTAAAAGTGTTTTCCGTAAACCTTTTTCCGCCTTTTTCTTCTACTTCATTCCCTTTCGCTTTCTCCTTCGCGTTATCTTTATCTTTCTCTAAGTCATTCTTTACctctttctctttctctttctctttctcttCCTCTTCCTCTTCCTTTCCCCCTTCCACATCCTCCTCTTCTGCCAACTCCTCTTCctctataataatattatcatcCTTTACATTAGGTGTGTTGTACGCGTTTACTTGATTTATCTTCGTCCCTTCCGCATTTTGCTCTGCGGATGACCTAGTTTTGCTAAGCATATTAAAAAACGCCTTTTCATCTTCAGGATCTAagtaattcatataataattattttcgcTATTTTGGATTTcacttttttcatataatttatctAATGCTTTATTTATGCTGCTAAATTTATCTATGttccttttattaatattttgtaattcttCTAATTGTTCATTGGTTTTTAATTCTAACATGGCATTGTATGATTCTTTTTCCGTGTTTTTCATCTTATCGTGtgtaacattattatttgttctaTAATAATCATCAGCTATTTCCTGCTCTTTATGAGCATCATATGTTCGTATACCTCCTGCTATTAATACATAGTCTCCATTCTTAGGATctgttttaaaaatgatttcatttttacattcATTGCATTTTCCATAAAATTTCCATATaggaatatttaaataactttcatcttttaatttttcaactcttgaattaaattttgtaCCAACATACGTAAAgcttttacatttattacattttaaagtGAATGGGTACAtcattcttatatttaagaatttcttcttatttttattatacttgtTGTTCCTGTTATTCCTcttctctatttttttcatcaattttttactttccaTTAATTTGTCCGGATCAAAATCCGGtggtatgtatttatttaggACTTTCCTTTCGGCCATTTTGCAAAAGGGGGAGGcgcaaaatgtaaaaaatagaaaaaaatgtaaaaaataaaaaacgtgtgaaaaaataaaagaaatgtgaaaaaataaatataataaaatatgtataagcGTAGCAACAGGGAAATTTAAATAATCCTTTCACTGTGCAATTTTTTActgaaggaaaaaatttctccctttttttaaaaaaattaacaactGAAAATTAGGAAAAGGGATATGCATTTTTACTTATCAATTAAGCttttcttaaaaatgaaaagtatttttttgcttatctttgaaaataaaatattttcacataattacgataaaaatgtttttaaattagaaaaataattacgaATTAAAGGCgatttgttaaaattttatgaatactgcctgttttgcttttttattttttttttttcgcattTGTAATATGACACTTTGAAATAGGTTATCCCGTTcaccatttttttctttttgatttttgattttatcatatttttaatattctttaaattaatgaaaattgaTCGTATTGAGTCATATATTCCAAGTTCATcctttaaattttgaaattgCAAATAggcatttcattttattcttaaaaaggggaaaaaagaaaacataaaaaaagttaaccTTAGTTCTTGTCATATATCTTCagtttttctttctttcatacctttttttttttctttctttttttttttttttttttcatttattccatttttttcttgaatTTGGTGTGAGCTAACATGTAAATATCAGATATATATCATACTTTCCTAAAATTTTACGTCAGAACgcaaattcttttttaattttattaaaagtaaaaaataacgttaaacatttttataaggagaaatttttgcataaaaacgcatgcataaatatattgtatatatttgtatgtatgtatatatatttatatacatatgtacatacccCACACATGCTGGGTATTCATTCAAATTTTTGAATTGTAATATGTTCGTGCTATGTTTTCCTATTTATGTTTCTGTTCATGTGTGACTGTTTTGTTTTGCGTTCATAATTGTATAATAAGTGACAACAGaagaaatacaaatatttaacatTCAATGTGGACATGTTTCAATCAATCAATCACCACCCACCCTCacatacttacatacatacatacacataccaGCATATACAAGTCTGCACATGTAGCAAATACTGGAAATGTGgttctttttatatacactCTCCCAACGCATGAGAAGGAGGTACTTTccttttcttaatttttagtaaattttcacatatacccatatatatgtacgtatacacTCATATACTTAGGGATACATGCATATAATCTGGTCAACCCTTACTCAACTGTTGATATGAGCACCGTACAAAAAATTTCCAGAACTTCCCTACTCTTTCTTTTCATCAAGGTTTCCTTTCTTTTGTTCCGcgaatttctttttatttagcTCTTGCTCTCTTTTGGCTTTTTCTTGCTGCAGTTGGTTATCgtctaaaatttttatgacaAACTCGTTATTGGGTCTGTCATCAATTAATATACCCATATTTAACAGATGCTGATCTCGTAGCATATCACATTCCCTTAATAAACATTCATTATTCGCTTTGAcgttatttataaaatcagTGTACATCTGTGTAGTAAGTAGAGTAGTATCCTTTTCTTCTACTAGCtccttttttgcattttcttttgtatcttttaaaatttttctgaTCAATTTTGCATTACTTTGCAAGTTCGTCCTAATATTACTTCTATAGGATCCTAACACTTGTAAAAGCTCATCTaacttttcatattttgctttatgtGTATCGCCATATACAAGACCAAAAGTgttcataataaaattaatataatgtttGAGTTCTAGGAGTAATCCTATTtgtgttttttcattttgtagatatacattaatttctgtaattaatttttgtaatgtTACCATAGCTTCAGGGGTATTAAAGTTATCAAGGAGATATtcatgaattttatttttggtttgtctaaataaattatttaatttagaaTCGGTATCATTCCAATACAAATTACagttatttaaattataattttttattttcatctcaattaatgcaaaaaagttaaagaaaaatttgtCTATTTCTATACATTGTATCATACTTTCTCCATTAGGACTATAATTCATAAAGGAGTCCCATTtattaagaagaaaaagaatacgAATTTGATTggatgtatatttttttaacatatttttaactgTTATAAAATTCTTTAATGATTTAGACATTTTTAAACCTTCAATATGTAAATGACCTGagtgtaaaaaataattgaccCATTGACTATGATCGAAAAAAGCTTCACTTTGGGCTAATTCATTATCATGATGTGGAAATCTTAAATCTATACCTCCACTATGTATATCTAAAACTTTTCCTAAGATATTACTTGCCATTGTTGAACATTCTATATGCCATCCAGGCCTACCTTTTCCCCATGGACAATCCCAATAAGGTTCATTAGGTTTAGATGATTTCCATAATGCAAAAtcatatgaattttttttttttttggaaattaTTCCTAAATCTCCTTCTCCTtctaaaattttactttcatCCTTAACAGATAAAGGTTCCATACGTGCATAATAATGCTTtggattttttttaaattcatctatatcaaaatatacaCTACCTTCTTCACTAACATAAGCATATTTATTCTCTATTATCTTTTCTATATAggatattatttcatttacgTACTCACTAACCCTAGTTATTGATGTTGGTAAAAGCACattcaaatttttcatatcttGCCAAAATTCATATTCCCATTTTCGAGCTAATTCTGTGTAGCTcactttttcttcttcactcctttttattattttatcatcaATATCTGTTATGTTAATAACCATAAAAACGTCATACTTAAAATAGTTTACTAGAATTCTTCTAATGATATCGAAGCTTACGTACGTTCTTGCATGTCCTAAATGTGCTGCATCATAAACAGTGGGGCCACATGCATACCATCTTATTTTGTTACCCTCCTACGagggacaaaaaaaaaaaaaaaaaaaaaaattgtgtgGTCAGACAGTTATTGCAAGATATCCCACTGGATATCGTCGGTCACGTTCGTTGTCTTCTGTCAGACACAggcatatatttacacaggcatatatttacacagGCATATATTTACccacacatatatttacacagGCATATATTTACccacacatatatttacacagGCATATATTTACccacacatatatttacataggCATATATTTACccacacatatatttacataggcatatatttacacacaCACTATCACCACACACAATTACACCCTTTAGCATACATGTTCACAAATCTACCTGTGCacataatttcatttaaatgttAACATGTGTAGAATCTTACTTGAGGAATGAATTCGACTTTGCTATGGGTCAGGGAATTGTTTACCAATAAATTGGTTATATGTTTCCCCTCTTTTGAAGGCATATTCCATTTTGGCAAATTATTATGCGTTTCCATGTTGGAATAATGTAGCTTCCTTAATATTACGTATTTACCTGATATACAAAAAACGGGGAAAAAATAAGTCCTTTCAAGTTCTAAGCGTGCATATATTCGTACTTACACGTATACATACTTACCCTCGCATATATCCCCATATACACAAACACACAAACATCCACACGcaaatacatacaaacaaCCACACAAACAAATACACAGACATCCACACacaaatacatacaaacaaCCACACAAAAATacgtacaaaaaaatataccaaaatacaaaaaaatatgcaaaaatacgtacaaaataatacacCAAACTGCGTACAAATGTGCACaagaatatatgtaaaaacaCACACGCATACGAGTGCATTTAACTGCCTCGATTTTCTTGccaaatttataattttatatacgtacacatatacaaatatttttgtgcacatttgattattttgtaattcttAACATTTCAGAATATATGGCACTACAtaaaatcatatttattttgtacgattacttctttatataattcattattatataattacaaaaaggTGCATAACGTATttcaataattataattaaaattatgtttacaTTTAAAGAGTACAatataatgtacatatgccTTCAACAAAATGGACTTTATTATAtgcaaattaaaataatacgcttaatgaatatacaaaaaaaaaaaaaaaaaaaaaaaaattttaatctcTGCTTTGGAACAAATGGTCTACAAAAATGTAGAGAAACTAATTGGATAtccaaaaaatgaaaaacaaattcACATGTTGCTATTAAGTTAAATACAACAAATTTTCTTAtgatatggaaaaaaaaagaataaaaaaaacctataaaatataattctcatatataaatatatgtataaacattACTACGAGTTAAATATACCTGATTCAAAGATGCGGGTTACGTTGTCATTACATCGTATATAAATTGTATGCACATGTATGTGTACACAATATGTATGCCAATCTATGCACATTCATATATGCGTGCAAAtctatgcatataaatatgtgcgcacatgtatatatatatatatatatatatatccacattttgtttaatttttg
This genomic window contains:
- the PmUG01_08031000 gene encoding FAD synthetase, putative; this translates as MNAEDKEEWNDYSNSLMLYEQIEKLHNEYNREIKILKDCNNKELSNCDVLFYGENKNAQVIKSRDIIKPSMYNYDVINYYKDEVTLKKKIMELSEDIMTAIYHIYDSLRLCKENVFLSFNGGKDAVVVLHLFRCAYARYLYDVKGERKKPKLIYFKDDISEFPEVYHFLNECVYMYDFNISVIKGTWRSSITNFVENYQKQYQIVMTDQMKVSPNDSCPFFPIITFINGTRYNDTYSEKLQILNISSREFPPYLYLNPIFYWTYGAIWTFILYFKFDYCILYDHGYSSIGSLNDTIKNEFLKCNDCYLPAYFLKNWGYERHNRVLNEEKKVRDS
- the PmUG01_08031100 gene encoding conserved protein, unknown function, whose product is MAERKVLNKYIPPDFDPDKLMESKKLMKKIEKRNNRNNKYNKNKKKFLNIRMMYPFTLKCNKCKSFTYVGTKFNSRVEKLKDESYLNIPIWKFYGKCNECKNEIIFKTDPKNGDYVLIAGGIRTYDAHKEQEIADDYYRTNNNVTHDKMKNTEKESYNAMLELKTNEQLEELQNINKRNIDKFSSINKALDKLYEKSEIQNSENNYYMNYLDPEDEKAFFNMLSKTRSSAEQNAEGTKINQVNAYNTPNVKDDNIIIEEEELAEEEDVEGGKEEEEEEKEKEKEKEVKNDLEKDKDNAKEKAKGNEVEEKGGKRFTENTFKDSLFSKKKDFVKSLKQSGGNGEGIKTNINLKPLENVKSNREGKINNDDVIEMDNNNLKRNNNNQNNNVSDINSRHVLKMKNLETNYNFIIKKKEDLSSIFNEYNSDSFDSPES
- the PmUG01_08031200 gene encoding cysteine--tRNA ligase, putative, which translates into the protein MKLFIYIYFTLFSFLYKKNFSSSIKYNNRNILSKLRLFKKFIGKRRVDTQRRQMFLIPESLFHKKNNFTSKYVILRKLHYSNMETHNNLPKWNMPSKEGKHITNLLVNNSLTHSKVEFIPQEGNKIRWYACGPTVYDAAHLGHARTYVSFDIIRRILVNYFKYDVFMVINITDIDDKIIKRSEEEKVSYTELARKWEYEFWQDMKNLNVLLPTSITRVSEYVNEIISYIEKIIENKYAYVSEEGSVYFDIDEFKKNPKHYYARMEPLSVKDESKILEGEGDLGIISKKKKNSYDFALWKSSKPNEPYWDCPWGKGRPGWHIECSTMASNILGKVLDIHSGGIDLRFPHHDNELAQSEAFFDHSQWVNYFLHSGHLHIEGLKMSKSLKNFITVKNMLKKYTSNQIRILFLLNKWDSFMNYSPNGESMIQCIEIDKFFFNFFALIEMKIKNYNLNNCNLYWNDTDSKLNNLFRQTKNKIHEYLLDNFNTPEAMVTLQKLITEINVYLQNEKTQIGLLLELKHYINFIMNTFGLVYGDTHKAKYEKLDELLQVLGSYRSNIRTNLQSNAKLIRKILKDTKENAKKELVEEKDTTLLTTQMYTDFINNVKANNECLLRECDMLRDQHLLNMGILIDDRPNNEFVIKILDDNQLQQEKAKREQELNKKKFAEQKKGNLDEKKE